A window of Parambassis ranga chromosome 10, fParRan2.1, whole genome shotgun sequence contains these coding sequences:
- the dcps gene encoding m7GpppX diphosphatase: MADCLAGRESGTDELSQQVKRAKTDSENGREAERESECQNILTGFKTSSVLNDSAREKVIFVHGKLADQEAVVIMEKTPVREDTLAELFSGSTLNLEMKNDIYSTYQLQAPPHLNKIKTTVVCPATEKHVKKYQRQELFLVEETGEDYQSITLPYIQQQSFSLQWVYNILEKKAEADRIVYEDPDTKDGFVLAPDFKWDQKQLDDLYLLAIVNRRDIKSLRDLTSEHVPLLQNVFQKGKEAILQRYKLPASKLRVYLHYQPSYYHLHVHFTKLGFEAPGCGVERAHLIGDVIQNLQSDPQYYKTRTLYFQLKENDGLLSKFKEAGKL, from the exons ATGGCGGACTGCTTGGCTGGACGTGAATCTGGAACTGATGAATTATCTCAGCAAGTCAAGAGGGCTAAAACTGACAGCGAGAATGGTCGAGAGGCCGAGAGGGAGTCTGAGTGTCAAAATATTCTTACTGGGTTCAAAACATCGAGCGTCTTGAATGATTCTGCTCGGGAGAAAGTCATCTTTGTCCACGGAAAG CTTGCAGATCAGGAGGCCGTGGTCATCATGGAGAAGACTCCTGTCAGGGAGGACACCCTGGCTGAGCTCTTCAGCGGGTCCACTCTCAACCTGGAGATGAAGAACGACATCTACAGCACGTATCAGCTCCAAGCCCCCCCTCACCTCAACA AGATTAAGACCACAGTGGTGTGTCCAGCCACAGAGAAACATGTGAAGAAATACCAGCGTCAGGAGCTGTTCCTGGTAGAGGAGACGGGGGAAGACTATCAGTCCATCACTCTGCCCTacatccagcagcagagcttcagcctgcag TGGGTTTACAACATCTTAGAGAAGAAGGCTGAGGCTGACAGGATAGTTTATGAAGATCCAGACACCAAGGACGGCTTTGTCCTCGCTCCTGATTTTAAGTGGGACCAAAAGCAG CTGGATGATTTATACCTGCTTGCAATAGTAAATAGGAGAGACATCAAGAGTCTTAGAGACCTGACATCAGAGCATGTACCACTGCTGCAGAACGTCTTTCAGAAAGGAAAG GAGGCCATCCTGCAGCGCTACAAGCTTCCAGCCAGTAAGCTGAGAGTGTACCTGCACTACCAGCCCTCTTACTACCACCTGCACGTCCACTTCACCAAGCTGGGCTTCGAGGCACCAGGTTGCGGTGTGGAGCGTGCCCACCTCATCGGAGACGTTATCCAAAACCTCCAGTCTGACCCTCAGTACTACAAAACCCGGACGCTGTACTTCCAATTGAAGGAGAACGACGGACTGCTCAGCAAGTTCAAGGAGGCAGGAAAGCTTTAA
- the ids gene encoding iduronate 2-sulfatase encodes MYGLVRTWLLLLLVHTRTLGINVRRERTNVLLIVADDLRTSLGCYGDSVVKSPNIDQLASQGQVFLNAFAQQAVCAPSRTSLLTSRRPDTTRLYDFRSYWRVHSGNYTTLPQYFKSQGYFTMSVGKVFHPGIASNHTDDYPYSWSIPAYHPASFRFEKQKMCKGEDGKLHANLLCAVNVTEQPGGTLPDMESTDEALRLLKSRVNEDGPFFLAVGFHKPHIPFRIPQEYLSLYPLDQMTLAPDPDVPKRLPPVAYNPWTDVRKREDVQRLNISFPYGPIPTDFQLRIRQHYYAAVSYMDAQVGRLLSALDKLRLADSTIVVFTSDHGWSLGEHGEWAKYSNFDVATQVPLIIFIPYVTGLSNWLGQPTFPFVDVLSHSEQSFKNYKVIRNMVELVDVFPTVSHMAGLRAPRPCPDVSFQEELCTEGNNLAYTFRHRERGVNEEIAAFSQYPRPADTPQVNSDLPDLKDIKVMGYSLRTWDYRYTLWMSFNPKTFQVNVSDVHAGELYMLADDPSQDNNIYSDSEHREMMRKMASLPHTVSLQKRMKLQFSYLTAGRKRREKATTRMKRNRWGQVLRED; translated from the exons ATGTACGGACTTGTCCGAACATGGCTTCTCCTGCTGCTCGTGCACACTCGGACACTTGGCATTAATGTCAGGAGAG AGAGGACGAATGTCCTCTTGATCGTGGCAGATGATTTGAGGACATCGTTAGGCTGCTATGGGGACTCTGTGGTAAAATCTCCAAACATTGACCAGCTGGCATCCCAAGGACAGGTCTTTCTTAATGCGTTTGCACAG CAAGCTGTGTGTGCTCCCAGCCGTACGTCCCTGCTAACCAGTCGCAGACCAGACACCACCAGGCTCTATGACTTCCGCTCATACTGGAGGGTCCATTCTGGGAACTACACCACTCTACCACAGTACTTTAAATCACAAGGCTACTTCACCATGTCTGTGGGCAAAGTGTTTCATCCAG GCATCGCCTCTAACCACACAGATGACTACCCCTACAGCTGGTCCATCCCTGCCTACCATCCAGCATCATTTagatttgaaaaacaaaag ATGTGTAAAGGAGAAGACGGTAAACTCCACGCTaacctgctgtgtgctgtgaacgTGACGGAGCAGCCCGGAGGGACCCTCCCTGACATGGAGAGCACGGATGAGGCCCTGAGGTTACTGAAGAGTCGGGTCAATGAGGACGGTCCTTTCTTCCTGGCCGTGGGCTTTCATAAACCACACATACCTTTTAGGATACCACAG GAGTATCTGAGCTTGTATCCCTTGGATCAAATGACCCTGGCTCCTGACCCTGATGTCCCCAAAAGGCTTCCCCCTGTGGCCTACAACCCCTGGACAGATGTAAGAAAGAGGGAGGATGTCCAAAGACTCAACATCAGCTTCCCCTATGGACCAATTCCAACAGACTTCCAG CTGCGTATTCGTCAGCACTACTACGCTGCTGTGTCTTACATGGACGCTCAGGTTGGGCGGCTGCTCAGTGCCCTTGATAAGCTGAGGCTGGCTGACAGCACTATAGTGGTGTTCACCTCTGATCATG GTTGGTCTTTAGGTGAACACGGTGAATGGGCAAAATACTCAAATTTTGATGTGGCAACTCAAGTGcccctcatcatcttcatccctTATGTGACCGGTCTCAGTAATTGGCTGGGACAACCAACTTTCCCGTTTGTAGATGTCTTAAGCCATTCTGAGCAGAGCTTCAAGA ATTACAAAGTCATAAGAAATATGGTGGAGCTGGTGGATGTCTTTCCTACCGTCTCCCACATGGCTGGCCTCAGAGCACCCAGACCCTGTCCTGATGTTTCATTCCAG GAAGAGCTGTGTACGGAGGGAAACAACCTGGCCTACACCTTTCGACACCGAGAAAGAGGAGTGAATGAGGAGATCGCTGCTTTCAGCCAGTACCCTCGACCTGCTGACACACCAcag GTGAACTCTGACCTCCCTGACCTTAAGGACATAAAGGTCATGGGCTACTCTCTGCGCACTTGGGACTACAGATACACTCTGTGGATGAGCTTCAACCCCAAGACATTTCAG GTGAACGTATCTGACGTCCATGCCGGGGAGCTGTACATGCTGGCGGACGACCCATCGCAGGACAACAACATCTACAGTGACTCTGAACACAGAGagatgatgaggaagatggCCAGCCTTCCTCAT ACTGTGAGTCTGCAGAAGAGGATGAAGCTGCAGTTCAGCTACCTcacagcagggaggaagagaagagagaaggcgACGACGAGAATGAAACGCAACAGATGGGGACAAGTACTAAGGGAAGATTGA